A window from Pongo abelii isolate AG06213 chromosome 6, NHGRI_mPonAbe1-v2.0_pri, whole genome shotgun sequence encodes these proteins:
- the DLD gene encoding dihydrolipoyl dehydrogenase, mitochondrial (The RefSeq protein has 3 substitutions compared to this genomic sequence), with the protein MQSWSRVYCSLAKRGHFNRISHGLQGLSAVPLRTYADRPIDADVTVIGSGPGGYVAAIKAAQLGFKTVCVEKNETLGGTCLNVGCIPSKALLNNSHYYHMAHGKDFASRGIEMSEVRLNLDKMMEQKSTAVKALTGGIAHLFKQNKIDEDTIVSSTGALSLKKVPEKMVVIGAGVIGVELGSVWQRLGADVTAVEFLGHVGGVGIDMEISKNFQRILQKQGFKFKLDTKVTGATKKSDGKIDVSIEAASGGKAEVITCDVLLVCIGRRPFTKNLGLEELGIELDPRGRIPVNTRFQTKIPNIYAIGDVVAGPMLAHKAEDEGIICVEGMAGGAVHIDYNCVPSVIYTHPEVAWVGKSEEQLKEEGIEYKVGKFPFAANSRAKTNADTDGMVKILGQKSTDRVLGAHILGPGAGEMVSEAALALEYGASCEDIARVCHAHPTLSEAFREANLAASFGKSINF; encoded by the exons ATGCAGAGCTGGAGTCGTGTGTACTGCTCCTTGGCCAAG agagGCCATTTCAATCGAATATCTCATGGCCTACAGggactttctgcagtgcctctgAGAACTTATGCAGATCAGCCAA TTGATGCTGATGTAACAGTTATAGGTTCTGGTCCTGGAGGATATGTTGCTGCTATTAAAGCTGCCCAGTTAGGCTTCAAG ACAGTCTGCgttgagaaaaatgaaacactTGGTGGAACGTGCTTGAATGTTGGTtgtattccttctaag GCTTTGTTGAACAACTCTCATTATTACCATATGGCCCATGGAAAAGATTTTGCATCTAGAGGAATTGAAA TGTCCGAAGTTCGCTTGAATTTAGACAAGATGATGGAGCAGAAGAGTACTGCAGTAAAAGCTTTAACAGGTGGAATTGCCCACTTATTCAAACAGAATAAG aTTGATGAAGATACAATAGTGTCATCTACAGGtgctttatctttaaaaaaagtcCCAGAAAAGATGGTTGTTATTGGTGCAGGAGTAATAGGTGTAGAATTG GGTTCAGTTTGGCAAAGACTTGGTGCAGATGTGACAGCAGTTGAATTTTTAGGTCATGTAGGTGGAGTTGGAATTGATATGGAGATATCTAAAAACTTTCAACGCATCCTTCAAAAACAGgggtttaaatttaaattgaataCAAAGGTTACTGGTGCTACCAAGAAGTCAGATGGAAAAATTGATGTTTC TATTGAAGCTGCTTCTGGTGGTAAAGCTGAAGTTATCACTTGTGATGTACTCTTGGTTTGCATTGGCCGACGACCCTTTACTAAGAATTTGGGACTAGAAGAGCTGGGAATTGAACTAGATCCCAGAGGTAGAATTCCAGTCAATACCAGATTTCAAACTAAAATTCCAAA TATTTATGCCATTGGTGATGTAGTTGCTGGTCCAATGCTGGCTCACAAAGCAGAGGATGAAGGCATTATCTGTGTTGAAGGAATGGCTGGTGGTGCTGTGCACATTGACTACAACTGTGTGCCATCAGTGATTTACACACACCCTGAAGTTGCTTGGGTTGGCAAATCAGAAGAGCAGTTGAAAGAAGAG GGTATTGAGTACAAAGTTGGGAAATTCCCATTTGCTGCTAACAGCAGAGCTAAGACAAATGCTGACACAGATGGCATGGTGAAGATCCTTGGGCAGAAATCGACAGACAGAGTACTGGGAGCACATATTCTCGGACCA GGTGCTGGAGAAATGGTAAATGAAGCTGCTCTTGCTTTGGAATATGGAGCATCCTGTGAAGATATAGCTAGAGTCTGTCATGCACATCCG ACCTTATCAGAAGCTTTTAGAGAAGCAAATCTTGCTGCATCATTTGGCAAATCAATCAACTTTTGA